The following coding sequences lie in one Deinococcus sp. JMULE3 genomic window:
- a CDS encoding transposase: protein MPTKELPLHQHTVIDLFIIIYVYVDDYLKAAARSGLFTLPNEPHQKGSYAELMTIALVGDLLAQPSAQQWYAQVRATYGFLFPVLPDRTRYLRIQQNLERIYADLALRLPHFDDDTVYVIDSKPLVCCVGGRHKRPRAMTTATSGRGGQGGYGKTGFFYGFKLHAVIDDHGMLVRFAIVPGREGDPPVARALLEVQEARLVLGDRGYQGCGVYAQPKKNFKRPRPWWGAMRWVRKTIETVFSRLDRSFHLMLPQLNSERSIRAHVCRKVAAHNLGLFFGAF, encoded by the coding sequence ATGCCTACCAAAGAACTTCCGCTCCATCAGCATACCGTCATCGACCTATTCATCATCATCTACGTCTACGTCGACGATTACCTCAAGGCCGCTGCACGCAGCGGCCTTTTCACGCTCCCGAACGAGCCGCACCAAAAGGGCAGCTACGCTGAATTGATGACCATTGCGCTCGTCGGCGATTTGCTCGCACAGCCCTCGGCACAGCAGTGGTACGCCCAGGTGCGAGCCACGTATGGCTTCCTCTTTCCCGTCCTTCCGGATCGCACGCGGTATCTGCGGATTCAACAGAATCTCGAACGGATCTACGCGGATCTCGCGTTGCGCCTGCCCCACTTCGACGACGACACGGTGTACGTCATCGACAGTAAGCCGCTGGTGTGTTGTGTCGGAGGGCGGCACAAACGGCCCAGAGCGATGACCACGGCCACCAGTGGCCGTGGTGGACAGGGAGGATACGGCAAAACGGGGTTCTTTTACGGCTTCAAACTGCATGCCGTGATCGACGATCACGGCATGCTCGTGCGCTTTGCCATTGTGCCAGGTCGAGAAGGTGACCCACCGGTGGCACGAGCACTCCTGGAAGTTCAGGAAGCCAGACTGGTCCTTGGGGATCGGGGATACCAGGGATGCGGCGTGTATGCGCAGCCGAAGAAGAACTTCAAACGACCGCGCCCCTGGTGGGGCGCGATGCGGTGGGTTCGGAAGACCATCGAGACTGTTTTTTCTCGGCTGGATCGTTCATTTCACTTGATGTTGCCGCAACTGAATTCAGAGCGCTCCATCCGGGCGCATGTGTGTCGGAAGGTTGCGGCACACAACCTGGGGCTTTTTTTCGGGGCATTCTGA
- a CDS encoding DUF5724 domain-containing protein, with protein MDVQDHLRTFQQPWKPGFDTRVAALPAPWATLIGAHVKGGRDHQERQRLQDELVDALHVSTLADREALAAAFFPQFPALAARTLDALLIRHPYPLGYARRAFRAPGHRLAAAHAAHWLWQAWHTTRDYPQPASWFAVHAGLLNPWESQGLGLLLGQAISDGDEEIYQILRDTAGTQHPVARMGRHVPLALLSSTREDAWTLAEGLLLAAQRQEGLRQVILETVDEASADAFTRTLRLILQEDLLRFAATLRAACVWFGLNYDVTDLKVVRAHLSRALTFLEEPEAARRAVQGGEGVDAYLALFTLGMRDAVQAAELARTVLTDADPARRMAAAQFLTAAELLTDDDRRTLLTDADLRVAAFAGSTVSRWGSPQPLFTFEEFEAYALRLPDRARHDPLLFPWLGHVPARADALDALPALRGERPFTALTPHLSGLSAYGKTALLRSLKDHAAAHPLDAPTRALLLTLLQDRNSSVSQEAVTVMAHFTPDPAEVEVVHTLLKRRSADLRRGLIRLLASDARQAHRSAAALLSGPNTEQRQAGLQLLIETGGTPPAEFSAKNVTEATLLARLTEPAAQLTLADGLGLFDPTRLSRPEAPQPRERDYPADVARGAALLRDLDALLVTHRETPLTGPGWDGQETQLLGNVRPWQLRPGRSGQPMPMWDVWTGWWQGREDAQDGDLTRLHWALNHFVNRTQTTEAELQDELDGNGAQPAAPDTAALDAAELDAAELDAAELDAAELDAAVLDLLGLDQEGLDDLLADADEDDLAEHQAARSAAEIRQDLLRRTLHRTLGPLVTLRLEHPDLARVIVDALHGAHATPLDTDLALDAWETALAYLPRDVQMQTDPLCSWWQEDPRDLLNPVMPQGDWRAWTPEQQRRFWSLHLHRGAGYPNLPRQRVNTPLLLHAHAQGWATTDDLLDTLIGPRPERGRHYYGHDFGDLSTYTRRTLKPEWPTHPDWEAAVNRVRDRVLEVELARGDLETPATAPALALSSLHGADLTLRLLAGLGKNPLKRGYQGHNESRDVTFSHLIRVAFPLPTDTPETFRAQVAALGLPEARLLDLAMFAPQWAPLVAGALGWRGLKDGVYWLHAHTRDSNWSVPQDVRDAWEAEIGERTPLNPADLTEGAVDVAWFRQTFKALGGARFSALLDAAKYASSSGGHKRAETYARAILGELNEGDLTDRITEKRNQDAVRALGLLPLARAKGKAARELEGRYRLISDFRAGARQFGAQRQASERRAADIGLHNLARSAGYADPQRLMWAMEARTAPDWTQTVTDGDLRVGIHLSPDGEASLTVTRGDKVLKALPPALKKRPDVQALQAAVKELSATRKRMRAALEDTMIRGDHLQPQELTDLAAHPVIAPMLRSLVWVLNETHLGWWTGDSLDTPDGPQPIDDHALRLAHPHDLYASGHWPTFQAQVMDRQITQPFKQVFREYYPLTAAEQGARRVTRHADQHVQPGKAAALLKTRGWITVPEEGVRKTWHAEGINVWLDTTVGYGTPNEVEGTPVNAAYFIRRDATEPMPLLEVPPRLLSETLRDLDLIVSVAHVGGVDPEATQSTTEMRAALLRETLRLLKLTNVRIQNDHALIEGHHARYTLHLGSGTVHRQPGGYLCIIPVHNGHQGRLFLPFADPDPRTAEVISKALLLAQDRQIQDPTILEQLR; from the coding sequence ATGGACGTTCAGGACCACCTGCGGACCTTCCAGCAGCCCTGGAAACCCGGCTTCGACACGCGCGTGGCGGCCCTGCCCGCCCCGTGGGCCACGCTGATCGGGGCGCACGTGAAGGGCGGCCGCGACCATCAGGAACGCCAGCGCCTTCAGGACGAACTCGTGGACGCCCTGCACGTCAGCACCCTGGCCGACCGCGAAGCCCTGGCTGCCGCGTTCTTCCCGCAGTTTCCCGCACTGGCCGCCCGCACGCTGGACGCCCTGCTGATCCGCCACCCGTACCCGCTGGGGTACGCCCGCCGCGCCTTCCGCGCCCCCGGCCACCGGCTGGCTGCCGCGCACGCCGCGCACTGGCTGTGGCAGGCGTGGCACACCACCCGCGACTACCCGCAGCCCGCCTCGTGGTTCGCGGTGCACGCGGGCCTGCTGAACCCCTGGGAATCGCAGGGTCTGGGCCTGCTGCTGGGGCAGGCGATCAGCGACGGGGACGAGGAGATCTACCAGATTCTGCGCGACACGGCGGGCACGCAGCACCCGGTCGCCCGCATGGGCCGCCACGTGCCGCTGGCCCTGCTGAGCAGCACCAGAGAGGATGCCTGGACGCTCGCCGAGGGCCTGCTGCTCGCCGCGCAGCGCCAGGAGGGCCTGCGGCAGGTGATCCTCGAGACCGTCGATGAGGCCAGCGCGGACGCCTTCACCCGCACCCTGCGCCTGATCCTGCAGGAGGACCTGCTGCGCTTCGCCGCCACGCTGCGCGCCGCGTGCGTGTGGTTCGGCCTGAACTACGACGTGACCGACCTGAAGGTCGTCCGGGCGCACCTCAGCCGCGCGCTGACCTTCCTGGAAGAACCCGAGGCCGCGCGCCGCGCCGTGCAGGGCGGCGAGGGGGTGGACGCGTACCTCGCGCTGTTCACGCTGGGCATGCGGGACGCCGTGCAGGCCGCCGAACTGGCCCGCACGGTCCTGACGGACGCGGACCCGGCCCGCCGCATGGCCGCCGCGCAGTTCCTGACCGCTGCCGAGCTGCTGACCGACGACGACCGCCGCACCCTGCTGACCGACGCCGACCTGCGCGTGGCCGCGTTCGCGGGAAGCACCGTGAGCCGCTGGGGCAGCCCCCAGCCCCTCTTCACCTTCGAGGAGTTCGAGGCGTACGCCCTGCGCCTCCCGGACCGCGCCCGGCACGACCCGCTGCTGTTCCCCTGGCTGGGCCACGTGCCCGCCCGCGCGGACGCCCTGGACGCCCTGCCCGCCCTGCGCGGCGAGCGGCCCTTCACGGCCCTGACCCCGCACCTGAGTGGACTCAGCGCGTACGGCAAAACCGCCCTGCTGCGCAGCCTGAAGGATCACGCGGCGGCGCACCCGCTGGACGCGCCCACCCGCGCGCTGCTGCTCACGCTGTTGCAGGACCGCAACAGCAGCGTGTCGCAGGAGGCCGTGACCGTCATGGCCCACTTCACGCCCGACCCCGCCGAGGTCGAGGTGGTGCACACGCTCCTGAAACGCAGGAGTGCAGACCTGCGCCGCGGCCTGATCCGCCTGCTCGCCAGCGACGCCCGGCAGGCGCATCGCAGCGCCGCCGCCCTGCTGAGCGGCCCGAACACCGAGCAGCGGCAGGCGGGCCTGCAACTCCTGATCGAGACCGGGGGCACGCCGCCCGCCGAGTTCAGCGCGAAGAACGTCACCGAGGCGACCCTGCTGGCCCGCCTGACCGAACCCGCCGCGCAGCTGACCCTCGCCGACGGCCTGGGCCTGTTCGACCCCACGCGCCTGAGCCGCCCCGAGGCCCCGCAGCCCAGGGAGCGCGACTACCCGGCGGACGTGGCGCGTGGCGCGGCGCTGCTGCGCGACCTCGACGCCCTGCTCGTCACCCACCGCGAGACGCCGCTGACCGGCCCCGGCTGGGACGGCCAGGAGACGCAACTGCTGGGCAACGTGCGCCCCTGGCAGCTCCGCCCGGGCCGGAGCGGGCAGCCCATGCCCATGTGGGACGTCTGGACCGGCTGGTGGCAGGGCAGGGAGGACGCGCAGGACGGCGACCTGACCCGGCTGCACTGGGCGCTGAACCACTTCGTGAACCGCACGCAGACCACCGAAGCGGAACTTCAGGACGAACTGGACGGCAACGGCGCGCAGCCCGCCGCGCCCGACACTGCCGCACTCGACGCTGCCGAACTCGACGCTGCCGAACTCGACGCTGCCGAACTCGACGCTGCCGAACTCGACGCGGCCGTGCTGGACCTGCTGGGCCTCGATCAGGAAGGGCTCGACGACCTGCTCGCGGACGCCGACGAGGACGACCTCGCCGAGCATCAGGCCGCCCGCAGCGCCGCCGAGATCCGGCAGGACCTGCTGCGCCGCACCCTGCACCGCACGCTGGGACCGCTGGTCACCCTGCGGCTGGAACACCCGGACCTGGCGCGCGTGATCGTGGACGCCCTGCATGGCGCGCACGCCACGCCCCTGGACACGGACCTCGCCCTGGACGCCTGGGAGACCGCGCTGGCGTACCTGCCGCGCGACGTGCAGATGCAGACCGACCCGCTGTGTTCCTGGTGGCAGGAGGACCCCCGAGACCTGCTGAACCCCGTCATGCCGCAGGGTGATTGGCGAGCCTGGACGCCGGAGCAGCAGCGGCGCTTCTGGAGCCTGCACCTGCACCGGGGCGCGGGCTACCCGAACCTGCCCCGCCAGCGGGTGAACACGCCCCTGCTGCTGCACGCCCACGCGCAGGGCTGGGCGACCACCGACGACCTGCTGGACACGCTGATCGGCCCACGCCCGGAACGCGGCCGACACTACTACGGGCACGATTTCGGTGACCTGAGCACCTACACCCGCCGCACCCTGAAACCCGAGTGGCCCACCCACCCGGACTGGGAGGCCGCCGTGAACCGCGTCCGAGACCGGGTGCTGGAGGTCGAGCTGGCGCGCGGTGACCTGGAAACCCCCGCCACCGCGCCCGCCCTGGCCCTGAGCAGCCTTCACGGCGCGGACCTGACCCTGCGCCTGCTGGCCGGTCTGGGAAAGAATCCCCTGAAGCGCGGCTACCAGGGCCACAACGAGAGCCGCGACGTGACGTTCAGCCACCTGATCCGCGTGGCCTTCCCCCTGCCAACGGACACGCCCGAGACCTTCCGCGCGCAGGTTGCCGCGCTGGGCCTCCCGGAGGCCCGCCTGCTGGATCTCGCCATGTTCGCGCCGCAGTGGGCGCCGCTGGTCGCCGGCGCGCTGGGCTGGCGCGGCCTGAAGGACGGCGTGTACTGGCTGCACGCCCACACCCGCGACAGCAACTGGAGCGTCCCGCAGGACGTCCGCGACGCCTGGGAGGCCGAGATTGGCGAGCGCACGCCCCTGAACCCCGCCGACCTGACCGAGGGCGCCGTGGACGTCGCGTGGTTCCGCCAGACCTTCAAGGCACTCGGCGGGGCGAGGTTCAGCGCGCTGCTGGACGCCGCCAAGTACGCCTCCTCAAGCGGCGGACACAAACGCGCCGAGACATACGCCCGCGCCATTCTCGGCGAGCTGAACGAGGGCGACCTGACCGACCGCATCACCGAGAAACGCAACCAGGACGCCGTGCGCGCCCTGGGCCTGCTGCCCCTCGCCCGCGCAAAGGGGAAGGCCGCGCGGGAACTGGAGGGCCGCTACCGCCTGATCAGCGACTTCCGCGCGGGCGCGCGGCAGTTCGGTGCGCAGCGGCAGGCGAGTGAACGCCGCGCCGCGGACATCGGCCTGCACAACCTCGCGCGCAGCGCCGGGTACGCCGACCCGCAGCGCCTGATGTGGGCCATGGAAGCCCGCACCGCCCCCGACTGGACGCAGACCGTCACAGACGGCGACCTCCGCGTGGGCATTCACCTCAGCCCGGACGGCGAGGCCAGCCTGACCGTCACCCGCGGCGACAAGGTTCTCAAGGCCCTGCCGCCCGCACTGAAGAAACGCCCGGACGTGCAGGCCCTCCAGGCCGCCGTGAAGGAACTGAGCGCCACGAGGAAGCGCATGCGCGCCGCGCTGGAGGACACCATGATCCGCGGCGACCACCTCCAGCCGCAGGAACTCACGGACCTCGCCGCCCACCCGGTCATCGCGCCCATGCTGCGCAGCCTCGTGTGGGTGCTGAACGAAACGCACCTCGGCTGGTGGACCGGCGACAGCCTAGACACGCCCGACGGGCCGCAGCCCATAGACGACCACGCGCTGCGCCTCGCGCACCCGCACGACCTGTACGCCAGCGGCCACTGGCCCACCTTCCAGGCGCAGGTCATGGACCGCCAGATCACGCAGCCGTTCAAGCAGGTGTTCCGCGAGTACTACCCCCTCACGGCCGCCGAACAGGGCGCGCGGCGCGTCACCCGCCACGCCGACCAGCACGTCCAGCCCGGCAAGGCCGCCGCCCTGCTGAAAACGCGCGGCTGGATCACCGTCCCCGAGGAAGGCGTCCGCAAGACCTGGCACGCCGAAGGCATCAACGTCTGGCTCGACACCACCGTCGGATACGGCACCCCCAACGAGGTCGAGGGGACGCCGGTCAACGCCGCGTACTTCATCCGCCGCGACGCCACCGAACCCATGCCGCTTTTGGAGGTGCCCCCCCGCCTCCTGAGCGAGACGCTGCGCGACCTCGACCTGATCGTCTCCGTCGCCCACGTCGGCGGCGTCGACCCCGAAGCCACCCAGAGCACCACCGAGATGCGAGCGGCCCTGCTGCGTGAAACCCTGCGCCTCCTCAAGCTCACCAACGTCCGCATCCAGAACGACCACGCCCTCATTGAAGGCCACCACGCCCGCTACACCCTGCACCTCGGCAGCGGCACCGTCCACCGCCAGCCCGGCGGGTACCTGTGCATCATCCCCGTCCACAACGGGCACCAGGGCCGCCTCTTCCTGCCCTTCGCCGACCCCGACCCCCGGACCGCGGAAGTCATCAGCAAGGCCCTCCTGCTCGCCCAGGACCGCCAGATCCAGGACCCCACCATCCTCGAACAGCTCAGGTAA
- a CDS encoding ISL3 family transposase, producing MDVSVCLPSAGDLILLSTQTSPHVVWLNVESRARSALCPQCGRPSSRRHSHYVRVLKDVPLLDRRVRWHLTVRKFLCDVLECPQRIFCERLPRVTAPWRRITRRLEHQQRLTALEAGAQSAARILKKLGSGASANTLLARLRSPVIPKHDRPIRILGIDDWAWRKGQRYGTILVDLERHQVVDLLADRDAATLIDWLKQHPDIELITRDRSTTYQEAATLGAPQAAQVADRWHLVNNVRETLERFLLRRYETFRTIARTLPSSPAPASPRPNPAASPLSHSDPIPSNVGPPTARQMERFAAVQNKLREGMPVKQVAREVGVAPGTVRKYLHLDSHPGNARPRHRPGELAPFHVWLQQQWAAGARQATALYTQLRAMGYGGGYTAVREYCRLLRLSDPASVRPWVCPSPRTLSWAMLNPTLIRTPQLLTLLERHATEHPDDAKVTGLLIEGWHLFRGMKSRPLSAWLTALTESGVRELQTFAVGIDRDYDAVQRALETPYSNGQVDGQVNRLKTVKRSMYGRARLDLLRARVVYRSGLA from the coding sequence ATGGACGTGTCTGTTTGCCTTCCGAGTGCTGGCGACCTCATCCTCCTGAGTACCCAGACCAGTCCTCACGTCGTCTGGCTCAACGTCGAGAGCCGAGCGCGCTCGGCTCTCTGTCCGCAGTGTGGGCGGCCGTCCAGCCGCCGACACAGTCACTACGTCCGCGTTCTCAAAGATGTCCCCCTCCTGGACCGTCGTGTCCGGTGGCACCTGACCGTTCGGAAATTCTTATGCGATGTGCTCGAGTGTCCACAACGCATCTTCTGCGAACGACTCCCGCGGGTCACGGCTCCCTGGAGACGGATCACTCGGCGCCTCGAACACCAGCAGCGCCTAACGGCGCTGGAAGCTGGGGCGCAAAGCGCCGCCCGTATCCTCAAGAAACTCGGCAGCGGGGCCAGCGCCAACACGCTGCTGGCGCGCCTCCGCAGTCCAGTCATCCCGAAGCATGATCGGCCCATCCGCATCCTGGGCATCGACGATTGGGCCTGGCGCAAAGGGCAACGGTACGGCACGATTCTCGTCGATCTGGAACGCCATCAGGTCGTCGATCTGCTCGCAGATCGAGATGCAGCGACGCTGATCGACTGGCTGAAGCAGCATCCAGACATCGAACTGATCACGCGCGACCGCTCCACAACGTACCAGGAGGCCGCCACCCTCGGCGCGCCCCAGGCGGCTCAGGTTGCGGACCGCTGGCATCTCGTCAACAACGTCCGCGAAACCCTGGAACGCTTTCTGCTGCGTCGCTACGAGACCTTCCGTACGATTGCTCGCACCCTCCCGAGCTCACCGGCCCCCGCCTCGCCCCGACCAAACCCTGCAGCATCGCCGCTCTCCCACAGTGACCCGATCCCCTCCAACGTCGGGCCGCCGACGGCGCGCCAGATGGAGCGGTTCGCAGCGGTTCAGAACAAGTTGAGGGAGGGCATGCCGGTCAAGCAGGTTGCTCGTGAGGTCGGCGTTGCCCCTGGAACCGTCCGAAAATACCTGCACCTGGACAGTCATCCCGGCAACGCGCGACCTCGACACCGACCAGGTGAACTCGCGCCCTTTCACGTCTGGCTCCAGCAGCAATGGGCAGCGGGCGCACGTCAGGCCACTGCGCTGTACACGCAGTTGCGAGCGATGGGCTATGGCGGTGGCTACACCGCTGTTCGCGAGTACTGTCGCCTGCTGCGACTGAGCGACCCTGCATCCGTCCGGCCCTGGGTGTGCCCGTCGCCCAGGACGTTGTCCTGGGCCATGCTCAACCCCACGCTGATCCGTACGCCGCAACTCCTGACGCTCCTGGAACGCCATGCGACGGAACATCCGGATGATGCCAAGGTCACGGGACTCTTGATCGAAGGCTGGCACCTGTTCAGAGGGATGAAGTCAAGACCGCTGAGCGCATGGCTGACTGCCCTGACTGAGAGTGGCGTTCGGGAGCTGCAGACGTTCGCGGTCGGTATCGACCGCGACTACGATGCT